In one Pseudarthrobacter sp. NBSH8 genomic region, the following are encoded:
- the rpmA gene encoding 50S ribosomal protein L27: MAHKKGASSTRNGRDSNAQYLGVKRFGGQVVSAGEIIVRQRGTHFHPGAGVGRGGDDTLFALAPGAVQFGTRRGRRVVNIVAAAAAE; the protein is encoded by the coding sequence ATGGCACATAAAAAAGGCGCGAGTTCCACTCGCAACGGTCGTGACTCCAACGCCCAGTACCTCGGCGTCAAGCGCTTCGGTGGTCAGGTAGTTTCCGCAGGCGAGATCATCGTCCGCCAGCGTGGCACCCACTTCCACCCGGGCGCCGGCGTTGGCCGTGGCGGCGACGACACACTGTTCGCACTGGCCCCGGGAGCCGTCCAGTTCGGCACCCGCCGCGGTCGCCGCGTAGTCAACATCGTTGCCGCTGCAGCTGCAGAGTAA
- a CDS encoding vitamin K epoxide reductase family protein: MPSISSHGTETPAASPAAEPLPVTPGTVPPMARNRPFGWLMVITGVVGWLASGALVLEKLAVLEDPNHVTACDVNPWISCGQVMQTWQSSAFGFPNMFIGIVAFAVIITVGMALLSGATFARWYWTGLQAGVTLGFAFVVWLWSQALYDIRILCPFCMIVWAAMIPLFVWVTIRNLVHGIIPVPSGAARVLGESGWIITALLYVAVIATIFFAFIQVFAGTSGF, from the coding sequence ATGCCCAGCATTTCCTCCCACGGCACTGAAACGCCGGCTGCCTCCCCTGCGGCGGAGCCGTTGCCCGTCACGCCCGGGACTGTGCCGCCGATGGCACGTAACCGGCCCTTCGGTTGGCTGATGGTCATCACCGGCGTCGTCGGCTGGCTGGCCTCGGGGGCGTTGGTCCTGGAAAAGCTCGCCGTCCTCGAGGATCCGAATCACGTAACGGCCTGCGACGTTAATCCGTGGATCTCCTGCGGCCAGGTCATGCAGACGTGGCAGAGCTCGGCGTTCGGGTTCCCCAACATGTTTATCGGCATCGTCGCGTTCGCCGTCATCATCACAGTGGGCATGGCCCTACTGTCCGGCGCCACCTTCGCCCGCTGGTACTGGACAGGGCTCCAGGCCGGCGTCACGCTCGGCTTCGCGTTTGTGGTGTGGCTCTGGTCCCAGGCCCTCTACGACATCCGCATCCTGTGCCCGTTCTGCATGATCGTCTGGGCCGCTATGATACCGCTCTTCGTCTGGGTAACCATCCGCAACCTCGTCCACGGCATCATCCCCGTCCCCTCAGGTGCAGCACGTGTGCTGGGCGAGTCAGGCTGGATCATCACGGCGTTGCTGTACGTGGCCGTCATCGCCACCATCTTCTTCGCGTTCATCCAGGTGTTTGCCGGAACGTCGGGCTTCTAA
- the thiD gene encoding bifunctional hydroxymethylpyrimidine kinase/phosphomethylpyrimidine kinase, giving the protein MSPLASTSVLPPATPAAVLPDISANQGEVRPAPGRSGSVQVLRDVPRVLSIAGSDPSGGAGVQADLKSIAALGGYGMAAITALTVQNTQGVQAVHVPPASFLGQQLDAISDDITIDAVKIGMLGDAAVIGVVRDWLVKARPAVVVLDPVMVATSGDRLLQESAEAALRELLPLADLITPNLAELAILVGEPQARDWPDALGQGQRLSAATGATVLVKGGHLDGGACPDALVNAAGLLAQEVVEVSGDRIPTRNSHGTGCSLSSAMATARARLGNWESALRQVKPWLVGALQAADQLEVGGGHGPINHFHHLQQVPAAGEFAQTLQRASAPDLAAIYGLDFIRGLAGGTLAEEQFGYYLAQDAIYLNGYSRVLARASALAPTEAAQTFWANSARQCLEVESELHRTWLSTRTVDSALGPVTKSYVDHLLAASASGSYAVLVAAVLPCFWLYAEVGQTLHAEFLAAGAPKAHPYADWLRAYADEDFAQATRDAIALADDAGRSASADERAAMLVAFRQSCRFEVEFFDAPRIHS; this is encoded by the coding sequence ATGTCTCCTTTGGCTTCAACTTCTGTCCTTCCTCCCGCAACGCCCGCGGCGGTTCTGCCGGATATCTCAGCAAACCAGGGTGAGGTCCGGCCGGCGCCAGGCCGGTCTGGCAGCGTCCAGGTGCTGCGTGACGTCCCGCGGGTGCTTTCCATTGCCGGATCGGACCCGTCAGGCGGCGCGGGCGTCCAGGCCGACCTCAAAAGCATTGCGGCTCTTGGCGGCTACGGCATGGCGGCCATCACTGCACTGACAGTCCAGAACACCCAGGGGGTGCAGGCGGTTCACGTGCCGCCGGCATCCTTCCTGGGCCAGCAGCTGGATGCCATCAGCGACGACATCACCATCGATGCGGTCAAGATCGGCATGCTCGGCGATGCTGCGGTGATTGGCGTGGTCCGGGACTGGCTGGTAAAAGCGCGTCCCGCCGTCGTCGTTCTCGATCCGGTGATGGTGGCCACGAGCGGTGACCGGCTGCTGCAGGAGTCTGCCGAGGCAGCCCTGCGGGAGCTGCTCCCGCTCGCGGACCTGATCACCCCCAACCTGGCCGAATTGGCCATCCTGGTGGGGGAGCCGCAGGCACGGGACTGGCCTGATGCGCTCGGACAGGGGCAGCGGTTGTCCGCCGCGACCGGTGCCACGGTCCTGGTCAAGGGCGGCCATCTCGACGGCGGCGCCTGCCCGGATGCCCTGGTCAACGCCGCCGGGCTGCTCGCCCAGGAGGTAGTGGAAGTGAGCGGCGACAGGATCCCCACCCGCAACAGCCACGGCACCGGCTGCTCGCTGTCGTCGGCCATGGCTACGGCCCGGGCCAGGCTGGGGAACTGGGAATCCGCACTACGGCAAGTGAAGCCTTGGCTGGTCGGCGCACTGCAGGCCGCTGATCAGCTGGAGGTGGGCGGGGGCCACGGTCCCATCAACCACTTTCACCACCTGCAACAAGTTCCGGCAGCCGGCGAATTCGCCCAGACGCTCCAGCGGGCGTCGGCGCCGGATCTTGCGGCCATCTACGGGCTGGATTTCATCCGCGGCCTGGCGGGCGGCACGTTGGCTGAGGAACAGTTCGGCTACTACCTGGCGCAGGACGCCATCTACCTGAATGGCTATTCGCGGGTCCTTGCCCGCGCCAGTGCACTGGCGCCCACGGAAGCCGCTCAGACGTTCTGGGCAAACTCTGCCCGGCAATGCCTTGAGGTCGAATCCGAGCTGCACCGCACGTGGCTGAGCACCAGGACGGTGGACTCCGCACTTGGCCCCGTCACCAAGTCCTATGTGGACCACCTGCTGGCAGCCTCGGCCTCCGGCAGCTACGCGGTCCTCGTCGCTGCGGTGCTGCCGTGCTTCTGGCTGTACGCCGAGGTGGGACAGACCCTCCACGCGGAGTTCTTGGCCGCCGGTGCACCGAAGGCGCATCCCTATGCCGACTGGTTGCGGGCCTACGCTGACGAGGACTTCGCGCAGGCCACCCGGGACGCCATCGCCTTGGCTGATGACGCGGGCCGGAGCGCTTCCGCGGATGAACGTGCGGCGATGCTGGTGGCGTTCAGGCAGTCGTGCCGGTTCGAAGTGGAGTTCTTCGACGCGCCGCGAATTCATTCCTGA
- the obgE gene encoding GTPase ObgE, which produces MASFVDRVVLHVSGGTGGHGCVSVHREKFKPLGGPDGGNGGDGGDVILRVDHQTTTLLDYHHAPHRHATNGGPGMGDWRGGKSGETLILPVPDGTVVKAKDGTVLADLVGEGAEYVAAAGGLGGLGNASLSSQKRRAPGFALLGIEGDARDIVLELKSIADIALVGFPSAGKSSLIAAMSAARPKIADYPFTTLIPNLGVVQSGDVRFTIADVPGLIEGASEGKGLGHHFLRHVERCAALVHVLDCGTLESDRDPLADLAIIEAELEKYSVDMSFAGADGEVVPLNHRPRLVALNKVDLPDGKDMAEFVRPELESRGYRVFEISATSHEGLRQLGFAMAEIVQAARAALAAAPPKVQPPILRPRAVNESGFKIRREEKNLEPLFRVLGDKPVRWVKQTDFTNEEAIGYLADRLAKLGVENELFKQGATPGDTVVIGEDDGVVFDWEPTMMAGAELLAAPRGTDVRFADIGDRPTRGQKRDEQVERREAKAAARAELEAERKAGIWTESVSGRRTAKPVTESGLGVEDDE; this is translated from the coding sequence GTGGCGAGCTTTGTAGACCGGGTAGTACTGCACGTATCCGGCGGTACCGGCGGCCACGGCTGTGTCTCTGTTCACCGGGAGAAGTTCAAACCCCTGGGCGGTCCCGACGGCGGCAACGGCGGCGATGGCGGTGACGTCATCCTGCGCGTTGATCACCAGACCACCACGCTGCTGGACTACCACCACGCCCCGCACCGCCACGCAACCAACGGTGGCCCCGGCATGGGTGACTGGCGCGGCGGCAAGAGCGGGGAGACCCTCATCCTGCCCGTACCGGACGGCACCGTAGTCAAGGCCAAGGACGGCACCGTCCTGGCGGACCTCGTCGGCGAAGGCGCCGAGTATGTGGCGGCTGCCGGTGGTCTGGGCGGCCTCGGCAATGCCTCGCTGTCCTCGCAGAAGCGCCGTGCCCCGGGCTTCGCCCTGCTGGGCATCGAGGGGGACGCCCGTGACATTGTGCTGGAACTGAAGTCCATCGCGGATATCGCACTGGTGGGTTTCCCCTCTGCCGGCAAATCCAGCCTGATCGCGGCCATGTCCGCCGCGCGCCCCAAGATCGCTGATTACCCCTTTACCACGCTGATCCCGAACCTGGGTGTTGTCCAGTCCGGCGATGTCCGATTCACCATTGCCGACGTCCCGGGCCTGATCGAGGGCGCCAGCGAAGGCAAGGGCCTTGGCCACCACTTCCTGCGCCATGTGGAGCGCTGCGCCGCCCTGGTACACGTACTGGACTGCGGCACGCTTGAATCGGACCGTGACCCGTTGGCAGACCTGGCCATTATCGAGGCCGAGCTGGAAAAGTACTCCGTAGACATGAGCTTCGCGGGTGCCGACGGCGAAGTGGTTCCGCTGAACCACCGCCCGCGCCTGGTCGCCTTGAACAAGGTAGATCTTCCGGACGGCAAGGACATGGCTGAATTTGTCCGCCCGGAACTCGAGTCACGCGGCTACCGGGTCTTCGAGATCTCGGCTACCAGCCACGAGGGTCTCCGCCAGCTGGGCTTCGCCATGGCCGAAATCGTTCAGGCCGCCCGTGCCGCCCTCGCGGCCGCCCCGCCCAAGGTCCAGCCGCCCATTCTGCGGCCCCGGGCCGTCAACGAATCCGGTTTCAAGATCCGCCGCGAGGAAAAGAACCTCGAGCCGCTCTTCCGCGTACTGGGCGACAAGCCCGTCCGCTGGGTCAAGCAGACCGACTTCACCAACGAGGAAGCCATCGGTTACCTCGCCGACCGCCTGGCCAAGCTCGGCGTCGAAAACGAACTGTTCAAGCAGGGCGCCACTCCGGGCGACACCGTGGTAATCGGCGAGGACGACGGCGTTGTCTTCGACTGGGAACCCACCATGATGGCCGGCGCGGAACTGCTGGCGGCGCCGCGTGGCACCGACGTCCGCTTCGCCGACATTGGCGACAGGCCTACCCGCGGGCAGAAGCGGGACGAGCAGGTCGAACGCCGTGAAGCCAAAGCCGCCGCCCGCGCCGAACTCGAGGCAGAGCGCAAGGCCGGGATCTGGACCGAATCGGTCAGCGGCCGCCGCACTGCGAAGCCGGTCACTGAAAGTGGACTGGGCGTTGAAGATGACGAGTGA
- the proB gene encoding glutamate 5-kinase, producing MSENSAVIIEEPKDDRSVLARARRIVVKVGSSSLTSIKGGISEESLTALADVLAAKHNAGTEIILVSSGAISAGLAPLGLVKRPRDLATQQAAASVGQGLLMARYTHAFGAHGVTVSQVLLTADDLMRRSHHANAFRALNRLLNLGVVPVVNENDTVATHKIRFGDNDRLSALVAHLVRADALILLSDVDSIYDGPPAKGAKRISQVDGPEDLEAVTIGKPGKAGVGTGGMQTKVEAAIMAADSGIPALVTSTANAAAALSGEDVGTWFTVNSGRKSVRMMWLAHLAHVQGRLFLDDGAVHAVRDNRYSLLPAGISSVDGNFEAGDAVEMVAGDGTVIARGLVNYSSEELPQMLGRSTVELGESLGRGFDREVVHIDDLVLV from the coding sequence ATGAGCGAAAATTCGGCCGTAATCATCGAGGAACCCAAAGACGACCGCAGTGTGCTCGCCCGGGCCCGCCGGATCGTTGTCAAAGTAGGGTCGTCGTCGCTGACCAGCATCAAGGGCGGCATTTCGGAAGAGTCCCTGACCGCCCTCGCAGATGTCTTGGCCGCCAAACATAACGCCGGCACGGAAATTATCCTGGTTTCCTCGGGAGCCATTTCCGCAGGGCTTGCGCCCCTCGGTCTGGTGAAGCGCCCGCGTGACCTCGCCACCCAGCAGGCCGCCGCCAGCGTGGGTCAGGGCCTGCTCATGGCGCGCTACACGCACGCATTCGGCGCCCACGGCGTCACCGTCAGCCAGGTACTTCTGACTGCAGATGACCTCATGCGTCGCAGCCACCACGCGAACGCGTTCCGTGCACTGAACCGCCTCCTCAACCTCGGCGTGGTGCCGGTGGTCAACGAAAACGACACTGTTGCCACGCACAAGATCCGTTTCGGTGACAACGACAGGCTCTCAGCGCTCGTGGCCCATCTGGTCCGTGCTGACGCCCTGATCCTGCTGTCCGACGTCGACTCGATATACGATGGCCCGCCCGCCAAGGGTGCCAAGCGCATCTCCCAGGTGGACGGCCCCGAAGATCTTGAGGCAGTGACCATCGGGAAGCCGGGCAAGGCAGGCGTAGGCACCGGCGGAATGCAGACTAAAGTCGAGGCTGCCATCATGGCCGCCGATTCCGGCATCCCGGCGCTGGTCACCTCCACCGCGAACGCCGCAGCCGCCCTGTCCGGTGAGGACGTGGGGACCTGGTTCACCGTCAACAGCGGCCGGAAGTCCGTGCGGATGATGTGGCTCGCCCACCTGGCGCATGTCCAGGGCCGGCTCTTTCTTGACGACGGCGCCGTGCATGCTGTGCGGGACAATCGCTACTCGCTGCTCCCCGCCGGAATTTCATCGGTGGACGGCAACTTCGAAGCCGGCGACGCCGTCGAGATGGTGGCCGGCGACGGTACCGTCATCGCGCGCGGTTTGGTTAATTACTCTTCCGAAGAGCTGCCTCAGATGCTGGGCCGTTCCACAG
- a CDS encoding DUF4233 domain-containing protein — protein MAKLTKAQREWRPGMPRKRRSTKVMFASTVLVLEAFVVFFATLAVFGLKRGEFPPALILGIGIALSVVMVLACAVLSRPWGVGLGWILQIVLILTGIIEPMMFLVGALFGLAWWYGIRTGIRIDSEAAKREREQAEWNASHGNAPEAS, from the coding sequence ATGGCCAAGCTGACCAAAGCCCAGCGTGAATGGCGCCCGGGAATGCCCAGGAAGCGCCGGTCCACTAAGGTGATGTTTGCCTCCACCGTCCTGGTCCTTGAGGCGTTTGTGGTGTTCTTCGCGACACTGGCCGTCTTCGGACTCAAGCGCGGTGAGTTTCCGCCGGCGCTGATCCTGGGGATCGGCATCGCTTTGAGCGTCGTGATGGTCCTTGCCTGCGCTGTGCTGTCCAGGCCGTGGGGCGTGGGGCTGGGTTGGATCCTGCAGATTGTGCTGATCCTGACGGGCATTATTGAGCCCATGATGTTCCTTGTTGGCGCGCTGTTCGGCCTGGCCTGGTGGTATGGAATCCGCACCGGCATCAGGATTGATTCCGAGGCCGCAAAGCGCGAACGCGAACAGGCTGAGTGGAACGCCTCGCACGGGAACGCCCCGGAAGCCTCGTAG
- a CDS encoding Rne/Rng family ribonuclease, protein MENEQAPAVNDEAVAEAAEAPKKVTRTRRKAAPKAAEPAPVTDAAAQTEPAADAAPEPKAPVRRTRARKTVVTAEPLPAFAAEVLEAPAAVDAESAVETAAAVEPAAEAAAPEAAAETKPVRRRRVATRKTSAPDVAPTAVEQTAPEEPAAAEATVIPAPDAEEAVAAEAAAPPATAAVAPPTTAAVNAAAAPAGEPAAAESASPFSSLFLEPASTTSVLFQAPDLSTVVRPAPAAAVVEEPEEDDAEDGETDDANGRRRRRSRGRRGRSRTGESDADSDNEGEDGAAEETDEESAGQADEGVTSRRRRRRRRGDQDLELTGGEGDDPPNTVTRVRAPRAATEAPVNNRVTSVKGSTRLEAKKQRRRESRDTGRRRTVITEAEFLARRESVDRQMIVRQRDDRIQIGVLEDGVLAEHFVSKTQQDSLIGNVYLGKVQNVLPSMEAAFVDIGRGRNAVLYAGEVNWEAVNLEGKQRRIENALKSGDTVLVQVTKDPVGHKGARLTSQISLPGRYLVYVPGGSMTGISRKLPDVERNRLKRILKDRLPEHAGVIVRTAAEGASEEELTHDINRLRAQWEGIESQSTSTKILAPELLYGEPDLTIKVVRDVFNEDFSKLIVSGEEAWDTIEAYVTYVAPDLVGRLEKWTKDQDIFAAWRIDEQIHKALERKVFLPSGGSLVIDRTEAMTVVDVNTGKFTGSGGNLEETVTKNNLEAAEEVVRQLRLRDIGGIIVIDFIDMVLESNRDLVLRRMVECLGRDRTKHQVAEVTSLGLVQMTRKRMGTGLLEVFGEQCETCAGRGIVTHDDPVEHRRANTVAAEHHVQRVDSRQEPRINDQRADSMRTDSQRPDSQPGGRTDRKRRRGRGGQPLETAPAAPVQIHTVHPEPSDAERHAKAEATRAALANIAAAAHAAHVHDDEVARASAAAGQSPAAPVPAAPVPAARPEMDSNGRPAAVLTFGGEQVVLPFVAHHEDQPHAPALTLDRLAEAFARLGEPAPVVENEPSAVQAAASQPGEPARQQQPAAAEKDYSDHTEEPRARRPRRNRSASRAQGAANATSVEHHEAAPAAAAGHTHATKAPESVKAPVADKPAATNSPIILGVGVPASEL, encoded by the coding sequence ATGGAAAACGAACAAGCACCAGCCGTTAATGATGAAGCCGTCGCCGAGGCTGCGGAAGCGCCCAAGAAGGTCACCCGGACGCGTCGGAAGGCAGCGCCGAAGGCCGCAGAGCCCGCACCCGTGACTGACGCCGCCGCCCAGACTGAGCCTGCGGCAGACGCCGCGCCGGAGCCTAAGGCGCCGGTGCGCCGGACCCGCGCACGTAAAACGGTAGTCACCGCCGAACCATTGCCTGCCTTCGCTGCCGAGGTTTTGGAAGCACCTGCCGCCGTTGATGCCGAGAGCGCCGTAGAGACCGCTGCCGCCGTCGAACCGGCGGCCGAAGCCGCGGCCCCTGAAGCTGCAGCGGAGACCAAGCCTGTCCGCCGCCGCCGCGTGGCCACCCGCAAAACGTCGGCCCCCGACGTCGCTCCTACTGCCGTAGAACAAACAGCTCCCGAAGAGCCGGCAGCCGCCGAAGCAACAGTAATTCCGGCCCCGGACGCAGAGGAAGCCGTAGCTGCGGAGGCCGCCGCGCCCCCAGCCACCGCCGCCGTCGCGCCCCCAACAACCGCCGCCGTCAACGCTGCCGCCGCGCCGGCTGGAGAACCGGCTGCTGCCGAGTCTGCCAGCCCGTTCAGTTCACTGTTCCTTGAGCCGGCGTCCACCACGTCGGTGCTTTTCCAGGCCCCTGACCTGAGCACCGTGGTCCGTCCGGCACCGGCCGCCGCCGTGGTTGAAGAGCCGGAAGAGGACGACGCCGAAGACGGTGAAACGGACGACGCCAACGGCCGCCGCAGGCGCCGCAGCCGTGGTCGGCGGGGACGCAGCCGCACCGGCGAAAGTGATGCTGACAGCGACAACGAAGGTGAGGACGGCGCAGCCGAAGAAACTGATGAGGAATCCGCCGGGCAGGCCGACGAAGGCGTGACGTCCCGTCGCCGTCGCCGTCGCCGCCGTGGCGACCAGGATCTGGAACTGACCGGCGGAGAAGGCGACGACCCGCCCAACACGGTGACCCGCGTCCGCGCGCCGCGTGCGGCCACGGAAGCGCCAGTCAACAACCGCGTCACATCCGTCAAGGGTTCCACCCGCCTCGAAGCCAAGAAACAGCGCCGCCGCGAATCCCGTGATACCGGCCGCCGCCGCACCGTCATCACCGAGGCCGAGTTCCTGGCCCGCCGCGAATCAGTGGACCGGCAGATGATCGTCCGCCAGCGCGACGACAGAATCCAGATCGGCGTCCTCGAAGACGGTGTGCTGGCCGAGCACTTTGTCTCCAAGACCCAGCAGGACTCCCTGATCGGCAACGTCTACCTCGGCAAGGTGCAGAACGTGCTGCCGTCCATGGAAGCGGCGTTTGTCGACATCGGACGCGGCCGCAACGCCGTCCTCTATGCCGGTGAAGTGAACTGGGAAGCCGTTAACCTCGAAGGCAAGCAGCGCCGGATCGAAAACGCGCTCAAGTCCGGCGACACCGTCCTGGTCCAGGTCACCAAGGATCCCGTGGGCCACAAGGGTGCACGCCTGACCAGCCAGATCTCGCTGCCCGGCCGCTACCTCGTCTACGTGCCCGGCGGCTCCATGACCGGCATCTCCCGCAAACTGCCCGACGTCGAGCGCAACCGCCTCAAGCGCATCCTCAAGGACCGCCTCCCGGAGCACGCCGGGGTCATTGTCCGCACCGCTGCCGAAGGCGCCTCGGAAGAGGAGCTCACGCACGACATCAACAGGCTGCGCGCGCAGTGGGAGGGCATCGAAAGCCAGTCCACGTCGACCAAGATCCTCGCCCCGGAGCTCCTCTACGGCGAACCGGACCTCACCATCAAGGTGGTCCGTGACGTCTTCAACGAGGACTTCTCCAAGCTGATCGTCTCGGGTGAAGAGGCCTGGGACACCATCGAGGCCTACGTCACGTACGTTGCCCCGGACCTCGTGGGCCGCCTGGAAAAGTGGACCAAGGACCAGGACATCTTCGCCGCGTGGCGGATCGACGAGCAGATCCACAAGGCCCTGGAACGTAAGGTCTTCCTGCCTTCGGGCGGCTCGCTGGTCATTGACCGCACCGAAGCCATGACCGTGGTAGACGTCAACACCGGCAAGTTCACCGGCAGCGGTGGCAACCTCGAAGAAACCGTCACCAAGAACAACCTCGAGGCAGCCGAAGAAGTGGTCCGGCAGCTCCGGCTCCGCGACATCGGCGGCATCATCGTCATCGACTTTATCGACATGGTCCTCGAATCCAACCGGGACCTGGTCCTTCGCCGCATGGTGGAGTGCCTGGGCCGCGACCGGACCAAGCACCAGGTTGCAGAAGTGACATCGCTGGGCCTCGTGCAGATGACGCGAAAGCGCATGGGTACCGGACTCCTGGAAGTCTTCGGGGAGCAGTGTGAAACCTGTGCAGGCCGCGGAATTGTCACCCACGACGACCCCGTGGAGCACCGCCGCGCCAATACCGTAGCCGCTGAGCACCACGTGCAGCGGGTGGACAGCCGGCAGGAACCCCGCATCAACGATCAGCGCGCCGACAGCATGCGCACGGACAGTCAGCGCCCGGACAGCCAGCCGGGTGGCCGCACTGACCGGAAGCGCCGCCGCGGACGTGGCGGCCAGCCACTGGAAACGGCACCGGCAGCGCCGGTGCAGATCCACACGGTCCACCCGGAACCCAGTGACGCCGAGCGCCATGCCAAGGCCGAGGCCACGCGGGCCGCGCTTGCGAACATTGCGGCTGCAGCCCACGCTGCGCACGTGCACGACGACGAAGTGGCTCGCGCATCAGCCGCGGCGGGACAATCTCCGGCTGCGCCAGTGCCCGCTGCGCCGGTGCCGGCTGCGCGGCCCGAGATGGACTCCAATGGCCGCCCGGCCGCTGTGCTGACGTTCGGCGGCGAGCAGGTGGTGCTGCCGTTCGTGGCCCACCACGAGGACCAGCCGCACGCACCGGCCCTGACGCTTGACCGCCTCGCGGAGGCCTTCGCCCGCCTTGGCGAGCCGGCCCCTGTAGTGGAAAACGAGCCGTCCGCAGTCCAGGCAGCTGCAAGCCAACCGGGCGAACCTGCCCGTCAGCAGCAGCCGGCAGCGGCGGAGAAGGATTACTCCGACCACACCGAGGAGCCCCGCGCCCGCCGTCCCCGGCGGAACCGGAGCGCCAGCCGTGCCCAGGGCGCAGCCAACGCCACGTCTGTGGAGCATCACGAAGCCGCTCCGGCGGCTGCCGCTGGACACACCCACGCCACCAAGGCCCCGGAGTCCGTCAAGGCTCCGGTGGCTGACAAGCCTGCGGCCACCAACTCGCCTATCATCCTGGGTGTTGGGGTTCCGGCCTCGGAACTCTAA
- the ndk gene encoding nucleoside-diphosphate kinase: protein MTIERTLVLIKPDGVARNLSGAILGRIEAKGYTLAELKKVDASRELLEQHYEEHVGKPFYEPLVEFMLSGPVVAAIFEGHRVIEGFRSLAGTTDPTTAAPGTIRGDFGRDWGLKVQQNLVHGSDSVDSAEREIKIWFQD from the coding sequence ATGACCATTGAGCGCACCCTGGTACTGATCAAGCCGGACGGCGTTGCCCGCAACCTCAGCGGCGCCATCCTGGGCCGCATTGAGGCCAAGGGCTACACCCTGGCTGAACTGAAGAAGGTTGACGCCAGCCGGGAACTATTGGAGCAGCACTACGAAGAGCACGTGGGCAAGCCGTTCTACGAGCCACTCGTGGAATTTATGCTCAGCGGACCGGTTGTGGCCGCGATCTTCGAAGGCCACCGCGTCATTGAAGGCTTCCGGTCCCTGGCCGGCACCACCGATCCCACCACTGCCGCCCCCGGTACCATCCGTGGCGACTTCGGCCGCGACTGGGGCCTGAAGGTCCAGCAGAACCTGGTGCACGGCTCCGACTCCGTTGACTCGGCCGAGCGCGAAATCAAGATCTGGTTCCAGGACTAA
- the rplU gene encoding 50S ribosomal protein L21, producing the protein MVYAIVRAGGRQEKVSVGDFVTLNRVPGGAGSTFELPALLLVDGDKVTSAAADLAKVTVTAEILEDLRGPKIVIQKFKNKTGYKKRQGHRQELTKVKITGIK; encoded by the coding sequence GTGGTGTACGCGATTGTCCGCGCAGGCGGCCGCCAAGAGAAGGTTTCCGTTGGAGACTTCGTTACCCTGAACCGCGTCCCCGGTGGAGCCGGCAGCACTTTTGAGTTGCCCGCACTGCTCCTGGTAGACGGTGACAAAGTCACCTCTGCTGCTGCGGACCTGGCCAAGGTAACGGTTACGGCTGAGATCCTCGAAGACCTCCGTGGTCCGAAGATCGTCATCCAGAAGTTCAAGAACAAGACCGGTTACAAGAAGCGCCAGGGTCACCGTCAGGAATTGACCAAGGTCAAGATCACGGGTATCAAGTAA